The Cynocephalus volans isolate mCynVol1 chromosome 1, mCynVol1.pri, whole genome shotgun sequence region GAGAGATAGGTGGGGCCACATGTGGCTGCACAGATCAATGACCTCTGTGTGAGGCTATGGACACTATAACACAAAGAACTTAAGGCCCCTGAGTCAATCATGATATAGTGGAAAGTACCCAGGCCTTCGTTAATGgttagacctgggttcaagtctcaGGTTCTAAAAGTATCGGCTGTGTAGCCTTTAGTAAATAATTTACCTTCTctcagccttagtttcctcctctgctgAATGGGGCAATATTAGTATATAATTCAGAGGTCACTGTGGGTTAAATATTGTATGAGAATACAGTATGTGTTCAATCAGTACCTGTTCTTTTTCTTACATGCTTTTTCAAATTGCTGCACTGGGGATGGTTTAGAAGTAATagaatagctacaaaaaaattattcatcagatTTTCTCTCAAGGACCCTAACAAGGAACTGCAAAGTTCCACAGAATGCAGTTAGAAGGCCTTTGATGTAGCAACATTAAGACTGTCCAGGATTCATGAGTGGGAGAAGTGGTTTCATTTCCTGCCTCATTACTTATCACACAGGGGCTCCCATTCTCCCAGCTCATATGACTTAAATCTGTTCGTGCAGTCTACTTTGGATTCAAAAAGAATGGGTTCGGATCTTGACTCTTGTGCCTATTAGCTATGTCCTTAGTCAGATTACCTAACTTCTTGGTTTCCTCATATAGAAGGGGGGACAGTAATAATTACCTTACAGGGTTGAGGTAAGGACTTAAAGTGACATATGTAAAGTACCAGACACCTGGTGAGAGGCTGATAAATGGCCACCATGACTACACTGTCTGTCACATCATAAAGCTGATATTTTTACCAGAGGAACAGGGGCTTCATCAATAGTAACAGCCACATCCGTCAGGATGAAAGCTGTCAGTCCTTGAAGCATGGTCTTTTCTCAAACCCAAAGAGACTCCACCTCACTACCTTCTCTTGACTCAGGCTACAAGCTTACGTTCCTGATGCTTCTTTAAATCCCCAAAGTGCCTAGGAGTGCCCAATATATCTGGCATCTAGTAAATACTCATATTAATGAATGATGACTTTTTAGAGTGAAATGCATCTTACTTCCACTCTTCCTTTCGGATTTCCACTTACTCGGGTACTTGTGGATGATTCTGAAGGGCTGGTTGTTTACATCTGTCTCTCTTATGCGGCAGACATATTTCTCATTTAACTTGACAGGGTATTTTAGGACAGAGAACACCCTATAGAAGCCGTTCATCTGCTCCTCCAGGACCTCCACGGTACTGTGGTTGCTCAGGTCCCTCTCTGCCCGGTCCAGCCAGGTCACACTGGGCATGAGGTACCAGCCCTTGGAGATGCACGTGGCCACATCCTCATCATCAATCCTGTCAAACTGTACCTGGGGCATTTCAGAGTCTggttaaagaaaataacaaaacaattagttccttttttatttcagtcCCAGAAGGCTCAGGCTAGCAGAAACCTTGCCCTCAGTTGTTACACTAACTCCTTATGTAGGCAACACATCTCGAGTCTTACTGTAGTTAAAATTTTGACCCAAGCATAGTAAGAGAAGAACAGAATAAGGATACATGTATGTTCCTGCCCCCCAGGTATCACCTACCACTGCTGTCTTTATTACTGGAATTGTCCCCTCTTTGAGTGAGTTCACTCCAGACTCTCCACTGACCTCAGACACACTGCTGAGAATCACTGAAGATAACAAATGattctcaccaccaccacctttccATTTCTTCCCACTTATCCTGGAGGAATTCTGGCATGCCTCCCCCAATCCTCATGAGGTCTCTGGTGGGAAAAGGAAGCTCCTCATGCAATCCTGTGAAGGGTAAGGATCCTTGGGGCTCTATGGAGACCCACTGATCCAGTCCAACCTATATTTGAATAGTGAAAAAAGTGAAGGCTAGAAAAGCTAAATGAGTTGCCCAAAGTCATCCAGAATTAGAACATGGGCCTTCTGACTCCCAATGCAGGGCTCTTCTCACTAAACCACATGTCATATCTGAGTTTTCAGGTAGAACTATTGTGTTGTattatattttggtttttcaATGTTATAATTTGTTTGGAGAGTTTGGGATAAGACcagtattgttttttgtttggggttttctttttttgttttgtttgttcatgtGAATAAACAATGCATACAGATACAGATAGAGCACCTTTTGTTCAGAGTAATGTTTTTAGCTAAGATTAATTGAAATCTCAAACACCTGATTCTCATCAGGAGAATAAAAAGAACCTTTAACAATTTGAGTAGAAGACAAAAAAGTGAGAACATCAGAAGAGAAAACTTACAACTTATCCTTATAAACAGAGACAGAACTTGAAATAAAGTTCAATACATTCCCTTACCTTCTACTATTAGCTTAATTACACTTTTGCCTCTTCCATCTGGTGTGATGGCTGAGCACTTGTAGATAGcttcatctgtgaaatccacATTTCTTAGCAAAAGTGATAGAGTCCCCTCAGAAATTTCATCCTGATCCACAGAGACTCTTCCCTCATACAAGGAGTTTTGATCTTCCAGTTGTTCTGTGTTATTGTGAAACTGGTAAACCAACTTtgagaaaatgtcaaaaaaatcATAGTATCTGAAAAAGCGATAATATTCTTTATCATCCTCTACCTCATATTCCTCTTTGATGTCTTCTCTTTCCCAAGAAAACTCAAGATTTTCTGTGCCCTTCACAAAGGAGAAATGGCAGGAGAGGGTAACATCAGTGAATGGGTGGGCCCGCAACTCTTCTGCATACACTGGGAATGTCAAATAATTGAAGTTAGTAACGACCAATGAACACTGCATCAGGTAGGGTTTCATAACAGATAAAAGAAATCACTCTAGCTATTTCAAGCAAAAAGGGATTTAGTACAGGGAACCAGACATTTACAAAATCATTGGAAGGCTGGAGGAATGAGCCCAAAGAAGAATGCGGAACGTGAGACTTGCGATATGTGTGTTCTGTCCTTCCCCACATTACACTAGGCTCAGGACAACACTGCCAGAGGAGCTGCTGCCTCTGCCTTATCAAGAAGCTGGTGATTCAGGAAGTCAAATTGCTAGAGTCACATGGTAAAAGAAAGGATGCCACATACACTATCACTTTTCAATGTTGCCAATTTAATTCTTGAGCAAGTGTATCTGATTGGCAGAGCCAAAGTCACTTCCAGAATCCTAATTGCACAGGAATCTTGGAAATGTCATTTTTTACTCTCCAGCTTCAGTAATCCAGGAAGGCACATCAGAAAGACAGAAGCAGATGTTCAGTAAGTAAATCTATTTTACCTGCTGCAAATACCTGCTCTAGTCTGAGCAGAGTTCTCACTAGTAGGGGCTGAGGGCTGTGAGGAATACAGCCATGCACTTTGTACTATTTATAGAATCATGACATGGAATAGAATCCTGATATGTTATAGCTAAAAGAAAGCTCAGAGATCATCTGATTCAATGTTTTCAAACTATTTTCCCCAGACCACCCCAGAGGTTGCCACTGGTGTCTAGGTAAAGATCAAATCAGTGCGATATCCACTACCTTACCACTTAAATCAGAACAATCCCTCTctaatttactttataaattaggCTTCCAAATCAGAATTCCTCTGTCAAATGTCTCTGCTACTAACAGACAAAACTGATTCCCAGGAAACAAAGTAAGATATTGGTAGCACTGCAAAAAGAAACAAGACCTCTCAGagtttaaaaaagacatttaaggTTATAGTTACCAAACTTTTGAGCTAAAAGGCTTATTAAATTCCCAACTTGAGCAAGACAGAATAATGAGATTTAAGCATTATAAAAGTAGGGACTCCAATAAGAaggcttttttttcctcttaaggaCACTGTGCAGGTAACAAacactggaaaagaggaagagtCGGTCAGTGTTAGCCTAAGTAAGAATACTGTTTGATATAATGAGGTGAGATGAAATAGAAGCCAAAACAGATGAAGCACCAAGAGCAAATCCAAATGATAAATTAGTAGGCAAGGAAGCTTCCAAGACACCAGCCTGGCAAAAAGCAGCCTGAGAGACATTCAGTTGCAGACATTCTAGCTGAATAATAGATACAATCTGCTCATTCCAGCAGTGGCAGCCCTTGGCTATTGATGGGTTGCCCAGATTTGGTCAGACATTActctttgtgtgtctgtgagggtgttttacAATGTGCTTAACATATGAATGAATAGACTGAATAATGCAGATTGCTCTCTCTAATGTGGGTggccctcatccaatcagttgaagtcctgaatagaacaaaaaagctaACCCTCCTACAAATAAGAGGGAACccctcctgcctgactgcttgagcaGTCTTTTCCTATCTTCCAGCTGAAAACTGAAATATGATCTTCTTGGGTCTCAAGCCTTTAGACTCAGACTAGAACAACACCATAGGCTCTCCTCAGCCTCCAGCTTTCTGACTGCAGATCTggtacttctcagcctccataattgcataagccaattgcttataataaatatatacccCCTCCtccattttgttctgtttctctgaagaactctgACTATATCAGGTAACATTTACAACATGCTAAAagtattctaagagtttttttggtattaattcatttaatctgcaTACAAACactgaggtaggtattattattatcctcaacTTATTACTGAGAAACCCAAGGCATGATGAGGTGAAGTAAGTTGCTCAGGAATACATAGCTAGTGAGTAGTAGAGCTACAATTCAAATCCAGACAGTCTAGCTCCAAAGCCCTCCATCTGAACCATGTTCTTTCATCTCCTAATAGTAGGCACTCATTCTAAGTCTGATGAAGGAATTGATGACtaattgaatgagtgaatgaatgaatgaatataaaggAAGACAGGGTAgacagaaggaggcagagagaaacAACTTACATAACTTTTAGAAAGATGgactttcaaataaaaaactaagGTGCTTTCTGGCTCaaaattttttgttgtggttATAATCAAGAAGCAGTGTTTTGAGGCAGCAGCATGGGGacctcaggagccaagggcagcccatGAATACAGCAAGCAAGAGTGCAAAGTGCCCATTGCACAGGCAGCCCACTACTACTGCAGAAACCACTGCCAtgcacagccaccaccacagccaccaccatagccaccacTTCTGCAAGGGCAGCCCACCACCACTAAACTGCATTGACCAAAGGAGGGTAACCAGTGGAGCCTGGGGAACGAACTGAGTGAACACCGACCCACAACCCAGTGGCTCAACACACAGGGTGAATTACGCTGCCCCCATCCCCCAAGGTAGTGCATGTGGGGGTAAGAGGTATATGCACAGCCCATACAACTGCCTTGATCCAaggagagacacatgcagaatccccagagagtgcagaaacccaggatagccaaatagagtagTGAAGAAAATTCCCACCCACCACCAACACATCCCCCAGTTGGAGGAAGCAAGGATGAAGGAAGAgtctctgcctgtaggaaagaggaaagagaaaccccatacagggtcacccattcaactTGAGGcactccagtataccccagtgtacCCATCAGAGTCACAAGACTCTAGCTGAGGTGCCAATAAGCCTACTAAGGGtctcccaccccagccaaagagtgacagggcactcaggaacttctcccaagaactcaagagctcacTCATGTCCTCAACAACCCAACACAGTAAGGAATCACTAactgccccagtgcctaggccacagaggcattCACATGCAGCTCCAACATTGAATATggacatggagactacactactgcatctacctgaaaccaatactaaaacaccctactcaatggtcaatataaaatgcatctacaggaggaagcctctctcctcaaagcatagtccagagtaacagaaaaagcaacgctctaccagatgaccagacatcagcatagagataatagaaatatgagaACAACAAGagaatatgacaccaccaaagtaatacaataattctcaagtacccgACCCCATGGAACAGGAAACtctggaaatgactgaaaaggaattccaagcaacaatcttagggaactcaatgagatacaaaaatatttagctaaatgacacaacaaaatgagaaaaactacctaggatgtgaaggaggaaatttacaaagagattaataccttaaaaaagaatgtagcagaacttatagaactgaaggattcattcaataaaataaaaaacacaactgggagcataagcagcagactagaaaaagcagaagaaaaaaattctgaacttgaagacagtctttttgaaataacccaggtggaccaaaaaaaaaaagaatttttaaaaaatgaagagctaGCAGATAacattaagcacacaaatatccaaatcatgggtgttctgggaggaaagaagaaagaaaaaggcattgaaaacatattcaacaaaataatagtggaaaacttcccacgtacagagagacatggaccttcagaaccaggaagctcaaagatccccaaacagattcaattcaaaaagtcctctctgagacacattacagtcaaactggtaaaactcaaaaacaaagagaaactccaaaaaacagcaaaagaaaagcatcaagtcacctctaagggagtccctatcagactaatggcagacttctcaatagaaattcTACATTCCAGaagagagtggaatgatatattcaaaacactaaaagaaaaaaaacccaccacccaagaatactatacccagcaaggctatcctttagaaatgaaggaaatagtgtatttcccagacaaacaaaaactaagagagcttaccaccacatgaccagccctacaagaaatcctcaagggaatcctgcatctggactCCAAAAAATGATAACCACCACCaggaatactcaagaaagaataaaactgccttgtgttgaatgtcccccccacccccaacttaatccccactataactgttgagggtaggaaatcctattatggtaattgaaagttgagaccttgaagaagtgattagattgtaggaccatgcctagtgaatggattaataatggtggtcaggggtgtggttccatgggctttaaaaggaaagcacatgaagagtttttctgtctctgctccaccatttcaccatgtgataccctgccatcactgaagtcaccaccaaagccTTCCacatgtattccctggactttgacttcccagcctccaaaagtgtgaggaataaattttgttatcttacatattacccagttccaagtattttgttataagcaacagaaatggactaatacaaaaacccactggtagaacaaaatgcaaacgggaaagagaaagaaactatatcttatgACTTCAAAacaccaacaaacactgaagacaaacaataaaagaggaagaaaggaacaaaagatatttaaaacatttaacctaaaatcagtaaaataccaagaagaagaaaatacctttcaataacaaccctaaatgtaaatggattaaattccccactcaaaagacacagactgactgattggatgaaaaagctagacccaactatatgctgtctacaataGACTCAATACACctgtatagacacacacagactaatagtaaagggatggaaagagatatgccatgcaaatggaaaccaaaaatgagcaggagtagctattttcagatcagataaaatagactttaaacaaaaaaaccataaaaagagacaaaggaggccactgtataatgataaaaggatctatccagcaagaagacataacaatcataaacatatatgaacccaaatatataaagcaaatgctattagacctaaagaaagagacagaccccagTACAATAATAATTAGGGACCTTGAcacccctctcagcattggacagatcatctaggcaacaaatcaatagagaaacacaggatttaaaatacacgttagaccaattggacttggcagatatatatagaacatttcatacaacaactatagaatacacattcttctcatcagcacatggaacactctccaggacagaccacatgttaggtcacaaatcaagtctcaacaaatttttaaaaattgaaatcatttcaaatatcttttaagaccaaacagattaaaactataaattaataaaaagcaaaactcttgaaactatacaaatacaaggaaattaaacaacacactcctgaacggtccaagaaaaaattaagcaggaaatcaaaaaatttcttgtagtcactgaaaataaagacatgtcaTACTAacacctgtgggatactgcaaaagcagtattaagatgGAAgattattgcactaaatgcttcCATCAGAAGGAAAGATTTCtatatctcaaagaactagaaaaacaagaacaatccaatcccaaattagtagatggaaagaaataattaagattacagcagaactaaatgaaatagagaccccaaaaatgatacaaaagatcaatgaaacaaaaagttgtttttttgaaaagataaacgaaatagacaaaccattaatgaggctaactaaaaaaggaagagagaagacccaaataacaaaaattggaaatgaaaaaggaaacataatcaataacacagaaatacaaagaatcatagagacaattacaaacaactataggccaaaaaattgaaaacctgagagaaatgggtaaatttctggatacatataaactaccaagactgaaccaagaagaaacagaaaacctaaacaggccaatcacaagcaacaagattgaagcagtaatcatcagcctaccaacaaagaaaagcccagaaatagatggctttactgctgaattctaccaaacctttaaaaggagaattaataccaattctcttcagactcttccaaaaaattgaaacactgtCCATTCTCTAAAACTCActccatgaggccagcatcaccctgataccaaaccagacaaagatacaacaaaaaagaaaactacaggccaatatctctgacgaacatagatgcaaaaatcctcaacaaaatattagcaatcaaaatacagcaatacatcaaaaaaaattctacaccataattgagtgggattcatcctagtgatgcaaggatggttcaacacacatgCCAATAAATGacatataccacatcaacaaaatcaaggacaaaaaaccatataattatctcaatagatagaaaaagcatttgacaaaattcagcataccttcatgataaaaactctcaacaaatcaggtatagaaggaaaatatctcaacacaataaaagccatatatacaacaaacccaccaccaatatcatcctgaatggggaaaaacccAAAGCTTTTTACTTAAGAACacgaacaagacaaggatgcccactctcaccactcttatttaacatagtattaaaagtactagccagatcaggcaagagaaaggaataaagggcatcctgaCTGGAAAAATgtagtcaaactgttcctgtttgcacatgacatgatcctatatacagaaaaatctagattctacaaaaaaaactcccagagctgataaacaatttcagtaaagttgcaggatacaaaatccacacacaaaaatcagtagtgtttttatactccaataacaaactagcagaaaaagaaatcaagaaagcaagcccattcacaatagtcaccaaaaaaaaaaaaaaaaaaaaaaaacctacgaatcaatttaaccaaggaggtgaaatatctctactaCAAGAACTAGAAATCATTGTTcaaataaagaggacacaaaaagatggaatggAAGTCataatgtcaaagggatacctgcactccctgtttatcgcagctctatttacattagccaagacttggaactaTCCTAAATATCtgtcaacagatgactggataaggataatgaggtatatatacacaatggaatactactctgccataaaaaagaatgaaattctgccactcacagcaacatggatgaacttagggaaaattatgttaaatgaaacaaaccaggcacagaaggaaaaatactgcatgtcctcactcataagtggaagctaaaaacaaattgtaaaaaaagaaatatacaacaataacaataattccttgaactttcaaaaggagagaatagaacggaggccaccagaagtgggaaacaGGGGAGGGGGCATTAGCAAGAAATTGtcaaagggtcacaaaaaattattacattgtataatgttgaatatactaattatcctgattttaacatcacatattgcacacaggtattgatattcaatgttgtaccccatggatatgtacaatcagttacatttcaataaaagaattttttttttaaagaagcagtgttttatatgtacatttttaaaatcctggtCTGAATAGTTGTAAATCCAAGTTCTAGTTCTAAGTACTCCCTTACTAATCACCTGCCATCAggtaagtcacttaatctctctgggttACCTTCTCCTTGTATATAATTAGGATAATAAC contains the following coding sequences:
- the LOC134387757 gene encoding V-set domain-containing T-cell activation inhibitor 1-like, coding for MSFFLVIVNIFLLLHGTVYAEELRAHPFTDVTLSCHFSFVKGTENLEFSWEREDIKEEYEVEDDKEYYRFFRYYDFFDIFSKLVYQFHNNTEQLEDQNSLYEGRVSVDQDEISEGTLSLLLRNVDFTDEAIYKCSAITPDGRGKSVIKLIVEDSEMPQVQFDRIDDEDVATCISKGWYLMPSVTWLDRAERDLSNHSTVEVLEEQMNGFYRVFSVLKYPVKLNEKYVCRIRETDVNNQPFRIIHKYPRLDLAGTLAIIFYKPQHVGVQPHLQSIKPQLEQPKQPGCWCLKHLAKVALGSDPLEGSSSLFPKIILSP